In Streptacidiphilus sp. P02-A3a, the DNA window CCGGGTCGTTGTCGACCACCACCACCTCGATCCGCGGGTAGCGCAGCGCGGCCACCGAGTCCAGGCAGCGGGCGAGCGGTTCCGGCCGCTCGCGGGTGGCGATCACCACTGTGACCAGCGGCTGGTACGGCTCGGCCACCGGCGTCGCCGCGGCGGACTCCGCGGCGGCGCGGCGCAGTTCCGGTCCCAGCTCGCGGCGGGCTGCCTCGGCCAGCAGCCGCGCCGGGTCCTCGGACTCGCCGACGGTGGCCTGGACCAGGCCGACCGGGTGTCCGCCGACCCGGGCCAGGGCGAGCACCCGTCCGGCCGGTACCGGGCCCGGTTCGCCGACCCGGCGCAGTACCGGCGCCTGTCCGCCGTCGCCGAGTTCCAGTTCGGCGACCTCGATCGGGGCGTGGTCGGGGTTCAGCCGCAGCGGCGGCCCGGGTGCGGCCGCCGGGTCCGGTGGCCGCGGCTCGGTCTGCTTCACCGGGCGGCCCCCAGCGGCCGTCCGTTGCGCTCGCGGAGCAGGGTGCGCAGCACCCGGTGCCCGTCGCGGAAGGTCCGCAGGTTGGACTGGCCGGTGCGGCGCGGGAGTTCCAGCGTCGGCACCTCGGCCACCCGCAGCCCGGCGAGCAGCGCCCGGACGGTGATCTCGGTCTCTATCTCGAATCCGGAGGACCGCAGGTCGAGCTGGTCCAGGACGTTGCGGTTGAAGGCGACGAAGCCGTAGCAGAGGTCGGTCAGGGTGCTCTGGTACATCACGTTGACCAGCGCCAGCAGGCCCCGGTTGCCCAGCCGGCGCAGCATGGTGATGTCCAGCGAACCGCCGCCGCCGGTGAACCGGGAGCCCTTGACCAGGTCGAAGCCGCTCTCCAGGAAGTGGATGTAGCGGGGGATCTCGCGCGGCGACATGGAGCCGTCGGCGTCGATCATGACGATGTAGTCGCCCTTGGCGGCGAGGAAGCCGGTGCGCAGGGCGCTGCCCTTGCCGGGGCCCTGCTGCGGGACGATCCGCAGCGAGGGGAGGGTGGCCCGGGCCATCTCCAGGGTGGCGTCGGTGGACTCGCCGTCGACCAGGATCACCTCGTCCACGCAGTCCGGGATCCGGTTCAGCACCCAGCCGATGTTGGCGGCCTCGTTCCGGGCCGGGACGATGACGCTGACCGTCCCCCGGGGCGTCTCCCGCTCGTGGCGCCGGGTGGGCTCACCGGCGGCGGTGGCGGCCGGGGCGGGCTGGGTGGCGGGGGCGGCGACCGGGTCGCGCCGCTCGGTCGGGTCGACCTCCCAGCGTTCGGCCACACGTTCGGCCAGACCGGCGGACCGTTGGGCGGTATTGGACATGGGCACATTCATGAACGGCACCTCGGTTCCCCCCACGGCACTGGACCGCGACTTTCGAACGTCCGTTTGTTCGGTCATGACACCTGCTCCGCGTGCCGTTCCCCGCAGTAATTCGACCCGCAGAGTTCCCCCTGTCCTTCGCGCCACAATTCCGGACTTCTACCCGCCTGAATACCCGGCGGTCCTGGAAATGATCACGGTCGCCGCCCGCGCGGAATCCGCTCCCCACGGCCGCCTTGTTGGAAACGGTACCCGTGGCCGAGTACCGGTGTAAGGGATTTCACGGCAGTCACTGCCCGAATTCCCAGGTCGGCGCACATCAGCACGCTTCGACAACGCCTTTACCCTCCCTACCCACGGGAACCCCGATCGGAGGCGGCGCATCCGGCCGCGGGCCGTCGCCCGCCACCGGCACCGCCGCTGATGATCAGTCAGTTCGGCTCCGCTGCCCGATCCATGCTGCTACGGATGGGTCCCGATGTCATGGGATCCACCTGATTCGGCGGCATCCGGGGCCGGTGTCCGCGAAAGCCGTTCGGTGCGGGCGCGCCCCCGGCATCATGGAGCGCGCGGACCGCATCATGGGGCGCGGGGGACCAAGCAGAGGGGCTGCCTTGGACATCGGCCTTGATCCACGGACACCGGTACTGATCGTCAAACTGGGCCACTATCCGCTGCACCACGGCGGGGTCGGCGCGATCCGCAGCCTCGGCCGGGCCGGGGTGCCGGTCTACGCGATCACCGAGGACCGGGCCACCCCGGCCGCGCTCTCCCGCTATCTGCGCGGACGCTTCGTCTGGCCGACCACCGCCGCCGAGCCGACCGCCGAGTTGGTCGCCGGGCTGACCCGGATCGGCCGCCGGATCCGGGCCGGCGAGGGTCACCGCGCCGTCGCGCTGCCCACCGACGACGAGGCCGCCGTCCTGCTCGCCGAGCACGCCGCGGAGTTGGCGCCGTACCTGCTGATGCCCCGGATCCCGCCCGGGCTGCCGCGCGCGCTGGCCGGAAAGCAGTCGCTGCACCAGCTCTGCCTGGAGCACCAGGTGGCCACCCCGCGCTCGGCGGTGCCCGAGTCGTACGACCAACTCGCTTCCGTCGCAGAAGAGTTGATCTTCCCGCTGGTGGCCAAGAACGCCGACCCGTACGCCCGGCTGAGCGATCCGGCGGTCGGCTCCACCACGCTGCTGCCGGACCGGGCCGCGCTGGAGCGGCTGGCCGAGAGCTGGTCCGGCTCCGCGCCGCCCCGGGTGCTGCTCCAGGAGTACCTGCCGATGGAGCACTGCGAGGACTGGATCGCGCACCTCCACCGCGCCGGGGGCGGCGACGGCGGGACCCCGCGCGACTCCCGCGCGGACAACCCGGACCTGGTCTTCACCGGCGTCAAGGTCCGTGCCTGGCCGCCGCGCGGCGGGGTCACCGCCCACGCCTACTCCGCCGCCAACCGGGCGCTGGCCGAGGAGAGCGCCCGGTTCTGCCGCGCCGTCGGCTTCCGCGGCATCTGCGACCTGGACTGGCGGTTCGACCGCCGCGACGGCCGCTACAAGCTGCTGGACTTCAACCCCAGGCTGGGCGCGCAGTTCCGGCTGTTCGAGACCGGCCCGGGGGTGGACCTGGTCCGCGCGCTGCACCTGGACCTCACCGGCCGCCCGGTGCCCAGGGGCGAGCAGTTGCAGGGGCGCAGCTTCACCGTGGAGATCCTGGACGCCCCGGCCCGGGTCGCCGCGCGCCGCGGCCACCGCTCGGCCCAGCTGCCCGGTGGCCGGTCGGCGCCGCCGTCCGGCGGGCGCGGGCGGCTGCGGGAGCTCGCCTGGGCGGCGCCGGACGACCCGCTGCCGGCGCTGTCGGCGGTGGTCCGCTCGGCCGGTCCGGCGGCGAACCGGCTGCGCGACGCGGTCCGCGCGCTGCTGCCGGAGCGGCGCCGCCAGGACCCGCGCGAGCAGCGACGTGGGGCAGGACACACCCCCTCCGGTTGACTGCCCCGCGCGGGGCGTGGTGGGATTCCGAGGCCTGATACGGCGGCATTGATGAGGAAGTCCGGTTCGATTCCGGCGCGGTCCCGCCACTGTCACCGGCTGGTCCGCACCGGAGCGCGGACCGGCCCGCAAGCCAGGAACTCTGGCCGCCGTCACCACGATCCGGGGCGCGGACCCCGAGTGAGGACTGCCGCCATGCGCCCAGCCGGGCCCCCGTCCACCGTTGCCGCCACCGCCCGCCGTACCGCCGCGGCCGCTCGGTGACCCGCGACGCGATACCCACGGGCCCGCGCCTGGTGGGCCTCGGCATGGGCCCCGGCGATCCGGAGCTGGTCACCGTCAAGGCGGTGCGGCTGCTGG includes these proteins:
- a CDS encoding ATP-grasp domain-containing protein; this translates as MDIGLDPRTPVLIVKLGHYPLHHGGVGAIRSLGRAGVPVYAITEDRATPAALSRYLRGRFVWPTTAAEPTAELVAGLTRIGRRIRAGEGHRAVALPTDDEAAVLLAEHAAELAPYLLMPRIPPGLPRALAGKQSLHQLCLEHQVATPRSAVPESYDQLASVAEELIFPLVAKNADPYARLSDPAVGSTTLLPDRAALERLAESWSGSAPPRVLLQEYLPMEHCEDWIAHLHRAGGGDGGTPRDSRADNPDLVFTGVKVRAWPPRGGVTAHAYSAANRALAEESARFCRAVGFRGICDLDWRFDRRDGRYKLLDFNPRLGAQFRLFETGPGVDLVRALHLDLTGRPVPRGEQLQGRSFTVEILDAPARVAARRGHRSAQLPGGRSAPPSGGRGRLRELAWAAPDDPLPALSAVVRSAGPAANRLRDAVRALLPERRRQDPREQRRGAGHTPSG
- a CDS encoding glycosyltransferase family 2 protein, with the protein product MSNTAQRSAGLAERVAERWEVDPTERRDPVAAPATQPAPAATAAGEPTRRHERETPRGTVSVIVPARNEAANIGWVLNRIPDCVDEVILVDGESTDATLEMARATLPSLRIVPQQGPGKGSALRTGFLAAKGDYIVMIDADGSMSPREIPRYIHFLESGFDLVKGSRFTGGGGSLDITMLRRLGNRGLLALVNVMYQSTLTDLCYGFVAFNRNVLDQLDLRSSGFEIETEITVRALLAGLRVAEVPTLELPRRTGQSNLRTFRDGHRVLRTLLRERNGRPLGAAR